From the Psychrobacter sp. P11F6 genome, the window TGTGTTTGTATTTTTGCTGTTATTTTTTATCATAAAGATGCTCGGTCATTGTTTTAGTAAATATTGCTCGATGTTCATGATTCGATGGCCAAAATTTGATAGTAGCCATATTAACCACAACTACTCTAGCTTAAGATATCAGGGCGCGCAACAGTTAGGTCGGTCGACGTCTGTTATGATAGTGGATTATGCATTTTCATGGCCCATTTCTTTATATTAGCACCGTATTTTCATCAATTAATATAGGATAATTTATGACCCGTTTTGTCAGTTTTAATATCAATGGTATTCGCGCTCGTCAACATCAGCTTGAGGCCGTGCGAGAAGTGATCGATCCTGATGTGATGGGTCTACAGGAAACCAAAGTACATGATGAGCAATTCCCCCTAGAGAACATAGAGAGTCTGGGCTATCACGTAGAGTACTTTGGTCAAAAAGCCCATTATGGTGTGGCGCTACTATCCAAGGTTGCACCTATATTTGTGCAAAAGGGTTTTCCTGGTGAAGATGTCGAGGCACAGAAGCGTTTTATTCATGCCCGTTATGAATTTGACGGTCGTGAAATTGATGTGCTCAATGGTTATTTTCCACAAGGAGAGAGCCAAGACCATCCGACCAAATTCCCGATGAAGCGGGCTTATTATGCAGATTTGATGGCATATATCGATACCCTAAAAGCAGAAGGTCGCTCGCTCATAATCATGGGTGATATGAATATTGCCCCAGAAGATACTGATATTGGCATCGGCGACGTCAATGCTAAGCGCTGGTTGAAAAATAGAAAGACCTCATTTTTACCAGAAGAACGTGAGTGGTATGCGGCGCTGATGTCACGCGAGCTGACAGATACCTATCGCTTACATTATCCAGAAAGCACAGAGCTATATAGCTGGTTTGATTATCGCAGTCGTGGGTTCAATGATGAGCCGAAACGTGGCTTGCGTATCGATCATATTTTGTGCAGCTCGGATCTTGTTGAAGCCTGTGTTGATGCTGGGATTAGTTATGAGCTACGGGCGATGGAAAAACCGTCTGATCATGCGCCAATTTGGTCGGCATTTGATTTAAAAAAACGGTAATATTTATATAGGTCGCGTTTGATACTTCACCAGCAGTAGCGTCATTGTTGAAGGCTCAACGCACCTCAGTGTTTATCGCATCATCCGTTATAAATAACGATAAAAATTTTACAATAAGGATTGAACCATGGCAGTCGGAAATGTTGCAGTACCTGATATTATTTATCCTATCGAAGGAATCAAGCTAAGCGCCACTGCCGCAGGCGTACGCTATAAAGACCGAGATGATTTAGTAGTGATTGAGATCGCTGATACCGCGACCACTGCGGTTGTGACCACCAAAAACACCTTTTGTGCAGCACCTGTACGGGTGTTGCGTGAGCATTTTGCCAAGGCCAGTCCGCGTTATTTGGTCACTAACACAGGTAATGCTAATGCTGGGACGGGTGCTGATGGCAAACGTCGCGCCGTTGATATTTGTGCAGCCCTAGCGAGTAAGGCTGGCGTGGATAGTAATGCAATATTGCCATTCTCGACGGGTGTCATTGGTGAGCCATTAAATAGCGATGCGATCATCGCAGGCTTAGATAATGCACTTGCCAATTTGGGGGCTGATAATTGGCTTGCCGCGGCGAATGGTATTCGCACCACAGATACGATTCCGAAGCTCGCTAGCCAAAAAATCGACGTGGCGGGTGTTAGCTATCATGTGACAGGTATGTCGAAAGGCTCAGGTATGATACGCCCTAATATGGCAACTATGCTGGGTTATGTGGCGACCGATGCTAATATCGCTGCTGACCTATTACAGGAGATGCTAAGTGCCATCAACGAACAATCTTTTAACCGCATCACTGTTGATGGCGACACTTCAACCAATGATTGCTGTGTGTTGATCGCCACAGGTGCTGCCAGCTCAGATATCATTGACAGCCAAGAGCATCCGCATTATCAGGCTATATTTGCGGCTTTGACCGAGGTATTTGTCCGTCTGGCGCAATTAATCGTACGTGATGGCGAGGGTGCTACCAAGTTTATGACTGTCAACGTCACTGGTGGTAAGACGACGCAAGAGTGCTGCGATGTGGCATATGCGGTCGCGCATTCACCGTTGGTCAAAACCGCGTTCTTCGCTAGCGATGCCAATTGGGGTCGTATCTTAGCAGCAGTGGGTTATGCGGGTATCGAAGACTTGGATACGGAACAGGTGGATGTCTATCTAGACGAAGTCATGATTTGCCAGAATGGTGGCGTCGCGCCTAGCTATACAGAAGAAGCGGGCAAAGCAGTCATGAGTCGCCCCGAGATTACCATTCATATTGACCTTGTTCGCGGCGATGCTAGCGATACGGTTTATACTTGTGATTTGTCCTATGACTACGTCAAGATTAATGCCGATTACCGTAGCTAAGGGTTATCACTGTCAGCTAAGTAAAATACTGTTTAACGAATAACTGAGCCAGAGTGACTATCACTCTGGCTTTTTGATGTGTAAATTTTGCTCAGTATCAATTTACTCTACTATTCAATACGCGTGATTAACATCAGTTGCAAAAGCTGACGTTACTTTACAAAGCAGTTATAGAGCAGAAGACGAGTTGCGCTCTATACTGACCTCAGTAAACAAACAATAGACGACATTATTGAGACGTAATAGGTTTATTCGGTAAAGCTAAATGAAGTGAATACTCTTGCTCGGCTCAATATTGACAGTAGTATTACACCCATCGCAAAAATTGACTGATATTTTTAAATATATATTTACCAGCATGATGTGTCCAAAACAATAATCTCAAACCATTAATAATGTATTTATAACAATTAACTGAGGATTTAATAATGAAAAAATTAGTACTTGCAGCAGTAATGACCGCCTTTGCCCTGTCAGGTTGCTCTACCATGGGTATGGATAACGAACGTACGATGGTTGTCGATGGGCAACCTATGAATGTTAAAGTGGTTAACATTCCAAGTTTTGAGATAGAAGTAGCACCACTGAAAGCTGTCTGTGAGCTGTCAACAGCTGAGGGTACTAAAGTTGAAGCAGAATGCCTACAGTATCGTCAGACTTATCAAAAAAACTACACACCTTTAAACGGCAATATTCAGGGCTTTACTTATGAGCCAAACTATCGTTATGTTCTAGACGTTCGCCAAGAAGTCATGATGGATGAAAATACTAACATGGCTAAGCCAGTTTGGATTCTAAACGAAGTGGTTTCAAAAACAGCTGAGTAATGAATCATTGAGCATGTCTAGTTAACGAGTATATTTAACCAAAATAAAAAAGACCTCTAATTCTATATTAGGGGTCTTTTTTTATTTCAGCAAATACTTGGGAATGTGATGTCAGGATAAGCTATATTAAACAATCGTTATGTTAGCACTGACTATATTTTACACTGACGCCATGAGTGGCAGTAGGGATGCGATTGTCTGCATAAACGGCAAGACCGCCTCGTGAGGTTTCTTTGTATTTATCTAGCATATCCGCACCAGTGACTTTCATGGTTTCAATCACTTTATCTAAAGAGACAAAGTGCTGTCCATTACCACGGCAAGCAAGTCGCGCCGCATTGACAGCTTTAACTGCGCCCATGGCATTGCGCTCGATACAAGGCACTTGCACTAGACCGCCTACAGGGTCGCATGTCAGACCTAAGTTATGTTCGATACCAATTTCGGCCGCGTTAAGGCATTTAGCTGGATCACCGCCTAAGATTTCTGCCAATGCAGAAGCTGCCATGGCACAAGCAGAACCAACTTCACCTTGGCAACCAACTTCAGCACCAGAGATGGAGGCATTTTGTTTGATTAAGCTGCCAATAGCGGTCGCATTTAACAAAAACTTGCGTGCACCATCTTGGCTATAGCTTGATAAAAAGTCGCGATAATAATGCATCACCGCAGGAATAATACCTGCTGCACCGTTGGTGGGGGCAGTGACGACATTTCCGCCATTGGCATTTTCTTCATTGACCGCCAAGGCATATAAATCAATCCAGTCCATGGCAGCGAGTTTGTCATTTTTGGTAATGGGTTGGTTTTTCTCGGCGCACAGCTGTAGATGTAATGCTTGGGCACGGCGTTTTACATCCAAGCCACCAGGCAATATGCCACTGTTTTGACAGCCTCGTGTCACGCAGTCCTGCATTGACTCCCAAATAGAGTCTAAGTAAGCAAAAACTTCTGATTGATTGCGGTAATGACATTCATTCGCTAGCACCAATTCACTCACGTTTAAGTGGTGTTGACGACATTGCTCCAGCAATTCTGCGGCGCTGTTAAAGGGGTACGGAATGGCGTCAATGGTCGGCGTGGCGTTATCTTCATCCGGATTGGTGGCATCTTCTTCATTGATAACAAAGCCGCCACCTACCGAATAATAGGTTTGTTGATAATGACTGCCGTCGGTCAATAATGCACGGATAGTCAAGGCATTAGGATGGTAGGGCAAAACAGTTTCGTCATACCAATGAATATCGCGCTCTGTCTCAAAGGCAATAACATGCGTGCCTGCTATATTGAGCTGTTTGTCCGAAAAAATCGGTGACAAATATTGACTGGTCAAACGGGTATCGATCGTACTAGGAGCATGCCCAAGCAGCCCTAACAATATAGCAGTATCGGTTGCATGCCCTTTGCCTGTGGCTGCCAAAGAGCCATAAAGCTCAATTTCAACGCCTGTAATAGCCGTCAGCTCTGTTTGCTTGGTTAATGAGCCCAAAAAAAGATTGGCGGCGACCATGGGTCCTACCGTGTGTGAGCTTGATGGGCCAATACCAATTTTAAATAAATCAAAAACACTAATCATAATAACTTACCAAGTTTTTTAAGTGCACTAACATGTTGTATAGCTGCTTTAGGCACTTTCATTGAGAATATAACAGGCAGCTCTCGCTTATAGCACCGACAAAGGTGTAGAGGAAGCACCGCCCATGGAAGTATTAACGCAAAAGAGGAAAAATGGTGATTGAATAATAACTTTTATTTGTTTTGAAACTCCGCTATCATGCTCGGAGCTAATGGCTATGTAACATCCTGTAAGTTGATTGTCGCTGCAGAGTACACTGAGTCATAAGCGACCATAACCATTTTTTAGTTAAACATATCCGACCACATACATCTACCAAAACATGGTCATCATACCAAATAATACTTTTGGTTTGCCATATTGCAACATAAATGAATGAATCAGGGCGACATATTATAAATGAAAAGATGCGGATTTTACTCGTTATCGTAATTTCTAGCCACATATTCTCGCCGATTGATGCCCTGATTTAACGCAATTTTTATTTTTCATTTACTGTTGTCTATTATTTTAGCCCAGTTTACATAGGACAAGCGTGTATGCCCTCTCAAAAAGACCCTTCCTCGCCTTTAGAAAACAGCGCTCAAGCACCATCTGCTGAACCTGGATTAGAGGCTGCGGCGATCAGTCCTCCGTACAATCTAGACTTTGAAAATGGACGCTGGTTTCCGACATGGCGTCCTTATCAAGGCGATTTAGATCGTGATCCAGTCGGTATCAATGAATATTTGCCACCGTCAAAAAGCGTGCTATTAGGTGTACAGCATACTTTTGCGATGTTTGGTGCGACCGTGCTTGCGCCGCTGTTAATGGGCTTTGATCCCAACTTAGCCATTTTGATGTCAGGTATCTGTACGGTGATGTTTTTTCTGATCACTGGTGGGCGCATGCCGAGCTATTTGGGCTCAAGTTTTGCTTTCATTGGTCCCGTTATCGCTGTGACAGCTTATGCAGGCGCAGGGTTCAATGGTAATTTGAATGTCGCTTTGGGCGGCATCATGGCTTGCGGTATCATTTATGCGTTAATTGGGCTGCTGGTGATGAAAACGGGTACTGGCTGGATTGAGCGTTTGATGCCGCCTATCGTTACTGGTGCTATTGTGATGATTATTGGTCTCAACTTAGCGCCAGTGACCATTCAAGGAGTGTCTGCCAATCAGTTTGATGCTTGGATGGCTACCTTGACCGTATTACTTATCAGTGGTGTGGCTGTCTTTACACGTGGTATGCTGCGTCGTCTGCTATTACTGGTTGGTTTAATATTATCCTATTTTGCCTATTTTATCATGACCAACGTCATGGGTTTTGGTACGGCGATTGACTTTAGTGGTGTGGCAGCTGCTTCGTGGTTTGGCTTACCTAGTATCCATACGCCTCGCTTTGAGATGAGTGCTATTATTCTGATTGCGCCTGTGGCCTTTATTTTGGTGGCTGAAAACTTAGGGCATTTTAAGGCTGTCGAAGGTATGACCAAAGCTCGTGTAACGCCTTATATGGGTCGAGCATTTTTTGCTGATGGTTTGGCAACCACTTTTTCAGCAGGATTTGGCGGTACTGGTGTGACGACTTATGCTGAAAACATCGGTGTGATGGCGGTGACTAAGGTATATAGCACAACAATATTTGTCGTGGCAGGTGTGGTGGCTATTTTATTGGGACTATCACCAAAATTTGGTGCCATCATTCAGACGATACCAGCCGCTTTATTGGGCGGTGCGTCCATTGTGGTGTTTGGTTTGATTGCTATTGCAGGCGTCAAAATTTGGATAGACAGTCGTATCGACTTTAGCAAAAACAGTAACCTAATCATCGCGGCCGTGACCGTTATTATGGGTACGGGTAACTTTAGTTTGCATTTAGGCGGATTTGATTTGGGCGGTATCGGTACGGCGACTTTGGCAGCGATTGTCTTAAATGCGTTATTTAATCAAGGATCTGAAGCGAAAGCCACTCATCAATCATTGGCTAAGTAATCAGCTTTTATGATGCTGAGGTTTTATACCTATCAGTTAATGACGGTCACAGCGTATATCATTCCATAAAAAGCGCCCATGCTATAGGTAGCATGGGCGCTTTTTATGGAGGGGCAACAAGTGCACGATAAAAATGCAGAATAAAAGCTACTTGTAGTCTCGCTTATAAAATTTTGAGAAAAACCGATAACGTCGTAGGGCGCGCGGCTTAGGTTTCAGTGAACCCAAATAGATTGCAAACATGGTCAACAGAGCACCGCTCCACTGTAAGCTATTAATTGGTTTGTCCAGCCAGCTATAATCAATGACCAATGCGGCAATGGGTTCTGATAATAATAATAATCCAGTTAACGCCAAAGACAGCTTAGGAATGGAATAGGCAATTAGCCCCCACGCCAAGCATTGCATCACCGTACCGTAGATGAGCACCCAGCCAATCTCAGACCAAGTATTTGGCAAAATATGACCCATATCAAACACAAACATAGGAATAATCATCGCCAATACACCACCGATACTAATCAGCTGCATCAGCATAAATATGGGTGTGGGTTCAGTATCATGGGTCTTACGGATAAAAGTCATCGATGCTGCTAGCATTGCCCCTGAAACGATACCAGTGATGAACCCCCAAGTGGCGGCGCTGTTATGCGCAAACTCAGGACTGCCTATCATGGCCACACCAAACATGGCTAAAAATAAACTGATGAGCTGCAATATAGATTGGCGTTCGTTAAAATATAAGAACCCAATGGCGGCTAAAAAGAAAATCTGTAGGCTATTCAGTAAAGTCGAGATACCAGGGCCGACCGCATAAATACTCTCGTGCCAGAGCGCCAGATCTAAGCCTAAAAAGACACCTGATAATAAACCATAAAAAATAGCGCGCCTTGAGCGGGGTAGACGCTGTCCCATGATTTTGGCCAATACAGCGAATACGACACCTGAAATAGCCAAGCGCCAAAATGCCATTGCCCAACCGCCAATATCAACGTGAGCGACAATCAAACTACCTAAACCAAAGATAATACAACCAATGACCAACCCAGTAGAGGCAGAGCGTGAAGAAGCAATCGCCATACAATATCCTTATATCCGTATTATTATTTTATCTTACTGTATCAACGATAACGCCAATGAATACTGACGATAATACAAACCGTATTGTCTAGGTTTTGACGCTAAAATGAAATGGTCAAACCATCATTTATGTTTATTGTTTGATTTATTATCAAGACATCAGGTTTTATCTCTGTATATGTTAGGTATAAAATCAATGATGACCTTAAGCTTCACTCATATAAGAAAATCTCTATAACAATACGAATATATGGTGGAGACATC encodes:
- a CDS encoding L-serine ammonia-lyase, whose amino-acid sequence is MISVFDLFKIGIGPSSSHTVGPMVAANLFLGSLTKQTELTAITGVEIELYGSLAATGKGHATDTAILLGLLGHAPSTIDTRLTSQYLSPIFSDKQLNIAGTHVIAFETERDIHWYDETVLPYHPNALTIRALLTDGSHYQQTYYSVGGGFVINEEDATNPDEDNATPTIDAIPYPFNSAAELLEQCRQHHLNVSELVLANECHYRNQSEVFAYLDSIWESMQDCVTRGCQNSGILPGGLDVKRRAQALHLQLCAEKNQPITKNDKLAAMDWIDLYALAVNEENANGGNVVTAPTNGAAGIIPAVMHYYRDFLSSYSQDGARKFLLNATAIGSLIKQNASISGAEVGCQGEVGSACAMAASALAEILGGDPAKCLNAAEIGIEHNLGLTCDPVGGLVQVPCIERNAMGAVKAVNAARLACRGNGQHFVSLDKVIETMKVTGADMLDKYKETSRGGLAVYADNRIPTATHGVSVKYSQC
- a CDS encoding solute carrier family 23 protein; this encodes MPSQKDPSSPLENSAQAPSAEPGLEAAAISPPYNLDFENGRWFPTWRPYQGDLDRDPVGINEYLPPSKSVLLGVQHTFAMFGATVLAPLLMGFDPNLAILMSGICTVMFFLITGGRMPSYLGSSFAFIGPVIAVTAYAGAGFNGNLNVALGGIMACGIIYALIGLLVMKTGTGWIERLMPPIVTGAIVMIIGLNLAPVTIQGVSANQFDAWMATLTVLLISGVAVFTRGMLRRLLLLVGLILSYFAYFIMTNVMGFGTAIDFSGVAAASWFGLPSIHTPRFEMSAIILIAPVAFILVAENLGHFKAVEGMTKARVTPYMGRAFFADGLATTFSAGFGGTGVTTYAENIGVMAVTKVYSTTIFVVAGVVAILLGLSPKFGAIIQTIPAALLGGASIVVFGLIAIAGVKIWIDSRIDFSKNSNLIIAAVTVIMGTGNFSLHLGGFDLGGIGTATLAAIVLNALFNQGSEAKATHQSLAK
- a CDS encoding DMT family transporter, yielding MAIASSRSASTGLVIGCIIFGLGSLIVAHVDIGGWAMAFWRLAISGVVFAVLAKIMGQRLPRSRRAIFYGLLSGVFLGLDLALWHESIYAVGPGISTLLNSLQIFFLAAIGFLYFNERQSILQLISLFLAMFGVAMIGSPEFAHNSAATWGFITGIVSGAMLAASMTFIRKTHDTEPTPIFMLMQLISIGGVLAMIIPMFVFDMGHILPNTWSEIGWVLIYGTVMQCLAWGLIAYSIPKLSLALTGLLLLSEPIAALVIDYSWLDKPINSLQWSGALLTMFAIYLGSLKPKPRALRRYRFFSKFYKRDYK
- a CDS encoding DUF4377 domain-containing protein — translated: MKKLVLAAVMTAFALSGCSTMGMDNERTMVVDGQPMNVKVVNIPSFEIEVAPLKAVCELSTAEGTKVEAECLQYRQTYQKNYTPLNGNIQGFTYEPNYRYVLDVRQEVMMDENTNMAKPVWILNEVVSKTAE
- the xthA gene encoding exodeoxyribonuclease III — encoded protein: MTRFVSFNINGIRARQHQLEAVREVIDPDVMGLQETKVHDEQFPLENIESLGYHVEYFGQKAHYGVALLSKVAPIFVQKGFPGEDVEAQKRFIHARYEFDGREIDVLNGYFPQGESQDHPTKFPMKRAYYADLMAYIDTLKAEGRSLIIMGDMNIAPEDTDIGIGDVNAKRWLKNRKTSFLPEEREWYAALMSRELTDTYRLHYPESTELYSWFDYRSRGFNDEPKRGLRIDHILCSSDLVEACVDAGISYELRAMEKPSDHAPIWSAFDLKKR
- the argJ gene encoding bifunctional glutamate N-acetyltransferase/amino-acid acetyltransferase ArgJ — protein: MAVGNVAVPDIIYPIEGIKLSATAAGVRYKDRDDLVVIEIADTATTAVVTTKNTFCAAPVRVLREHFAKASPRYLVTNTGNANAGTGADGKRRAVDICAALASKAGVDSNAILPFSTGVIGEPLNSDAIIAGLDNALANLGADNWLAAANGIRTTDTIPKLASQKIDVAGVSYHVTGMSKGSGMIRPNMATMLGYVATDANIAADLLQEMLSAINEQSFNRITVDGDTSTNDCCVLIATGAASSDIIDSQEHPHYQAIFAALTEVFVRLAQLIVRDGEGATKFMTVNVTGGKTTQECCDVAYAVAHSPLVKTAFFASDANWGRILAAVGYAGIEDLDTEQVDVYLDEVMICQNGGVAPSYTEEAGKAVMSRPEITIHIDLVRGDASDTVYTCDLSYDYVKINADYRS